One part of the Plasmodium yoelii strain 17X genome assembly, chromosome: 13 genome encodes these proteins:
- a CDS encoding protein BCP1, putative — protein sequence MEGNVEKAKGKDENKKVCNPVINKLKKKKKKKLEKQKKLEKQKKLEKQKKLEKQKKLEKQKKLEKKKKLEKKKKKLEKKNEIYSDKSDSDKNDELIVNFDLLDPDDIYKDNIRILLKNSELYNNLKCFEKLIHIICEQQNIGKVVCISNGNGNGNGNKNGDENNLISFATIINLNQYNELISLKDMFINKIEKINKNIEFEEDRKQIKTLFEKKNLNIGLLISNRIINCPIHVIPLIHKNIDEDIIWSQNIEDMDKNEKQFYFYDYILFYTKAYKNINNPDQIIFYNFEEEHFFKHKLYYLMWNNNNIKKFYEIENEKNKETNYKEFIIFFIITYSKYQQVSEQLQNLISTS from the coding sequence atggaGGGCAATGTTGAAAAAGCAAAGGGGAAGGATGAGAACAAAAAAGTATGCAATCCTGTGATAAAcaagttgaaaaaaaaaaaaaaaaaaaagttggaaaaacaaaaaaagttggaaaaacaaaaaaagttggaaaaacaaaaaaagttggaaaaacaaaaaaagttggaaaaacaaaaaaaattggaaaaaaaaaaaaaattggaaaaaaaaaaaaaaaaattggagaaaaaaaatgaaatatattctGACAAAAGTGATAGTGATAAAAACGACGAATTGATTGTTAATTTTGACCTATTGGATCCAGacgatatatataaagataaCATAAGaatattgttaaaaaattcaGAACTATATAATAATCTAAAATGCTTTGAAAAGCTgatacatataatatgtgAACAACAAAACATTGGAAAGGTTGTTTGCATCTCAAACGGAAACGGAAACGGAAACGGAAACAAAAATGGGGACGAAAACAACTTAATCAGCTTTGCAACTATCATAAATTTAAACCAATATAACGAATTAATAAGTTTAAAAGATatgtttataaataaaattgaaaagattaataaaaatatcgaATTTGAAGAAGATcgtaaacaaattaaaacgttattcgaaaaaaaaaatttaaatattggTTTATTAATTAGcaatagaataataaattgtCCTATACATGTAATTCCATTAatccataaaaatatagatgaagATATTATATGGTCTCAAAATATTGAAGATAtggataaaaatgaaaaacaattttatttttatgattatattttattttatactaaagcttataaaaatataaataatcctgatcaaataattttttacaattttgaagaagaacatttttttaaacataaaTTATACTACTTAATGTggaataacaataatattaaaaaattctacgaaatagaaaatgaaaaaaataaagaaacgaattataaagaatttattatattttttattataacatATTCAAAATATCAACAAGTTTCGGAACAGCTTCAAAATCTAATTTCGACATCTTAA
- a CDS encoding micro-fibrillar-associated protein, putative encodes MSTINELLSYFGDENKEQNEIKENDEKEKREKNIVKRYFPGKKPHYAKDSEEEDETDDEEDNEKNNEEKRNHLFTNNSKNNKNKDPQYVEIPTGVHVRNDETKRRYERLKNLNAGAQQRTERRTREVTVLSHVGEKEEAKEEAKEEAKEEAKEEAKIEEEEEDEEEENEENEEDEEEDEEEEEDDEDEEDDSYLESESDNSDNVVKHEFVCKKGRKTLLENLEKEKKEKKKLENINAEKELINIEKKKNIIKETLNAEIMEEMLKNKKTNFLSSEEDFEDDEKDEELNEKEYELWKVRHFERLKRDELEKKKHEILKDEIKERRNMTDKEIIEQNKHLPHKANNNKKKKKMLFMQKYYHKGGFYQDLFEEGKEEIYRRDYNEPTYEDRIDKEKLPKVLQVRRGNFGKQGQTKYTHLLDNDTSKKDSLWNNLQLNSKNKKKQDLFDRPTYKKK; translated from the exons atgagCACAATAAATGAATTGTTAAGCTATTTTggtgatgaaaataaagaacaaaatgaaataaaagaaaatgatgaaaaagaaaaaagagaaaaaaatatagtaaaGCGATATTTCCCTGGAAAG AAACCCCACTATGCTAAAGATTCGGAAGAAGAAGATGAAACTGATGATGAAGAAGacaatgaaaaaaacaatgaaGAAAAGAGAAATCATTTATTTacaaataattcaaaaaataataaaaacaaagaTCCTCAATATGTTGAAATTCCCACAGGGGTGCATGTACGCAATGACGAAACAAAAAGAAGATATGAAAGattaaaaa ATTTAAACGCTGGTGCCCAACAGAGGACTGAGCGAAGGACGCGCGAAGTTACAGTTCTCAGCCACGTTGGCGAAAAGGAAGAAGCCAAAGAAGAAGCAAAGGAAGAAGCAAAGGAAGAAGCCAAAGAAGAAGCAAAGATAGAGGAAGAAGAGGAAGATGAGGAAGAAGAAAACGAAGAAAACGAAGAAGATGAGGAGGAAGATGAAGAGGAAGAAGAGGATGATGAGGATGAGGAGGATGACAGCTACTTAGAAAGCGAAAGCGATAATAGTGATAATGTCGTAAAACATGAATTTGTTTGTAAAAAGGGTAGAAAAACGCTTTTAGAAAATttggaaaaagaaaaaaaagaaaaaaaaaaactggaaaatataaatgctgaaaaagaattaataaatatagaaaaaaaaaaaaacattataaaaGAGACACTAAATGCAGAAATTATGGAagaaatgttaaaaaataaaaaaacaaattttttatcatctgAAGAAGATTTTGAAGATGATGAAAAAGATGAagaattaaatgaaaaagaatatGAATTATGGAAAGTTCGACATTTTGAAAGATTAAAAAGAGatgaattagaaaaaaaaaaacatgaaatattaaaagacGAAATTAAAGAAAGAAGAAATATGACAGATAAAGAAATAATAGAACAAAACAAACATTTACCACATAAagctaataataataaaaaaaaaaaaaaaatgttatttatgcaaaaatattatcataaaGGAGGATTTTATCAAGATCTATTTGAAGAAGGTaaagaagaaatatatagaaGAGATTATAATGAACCTACATATGAAGATAGAATTGATAAAGAAAAGTTGCCAAAAGTTTTACAAGTAAGACGAGGAAATTTTGGAAAACAAGGgcaaacaaaatatacacatttgCTAGATAATGATACTTCAAAAAAAGATTCTTTATGGAATAATCTACAGCTTAATTcgaaaaataagaaaaagcAAGACTTGTTTGATCGCCCAAcgtacaaaaaaaaataa